The following DNA comes from Halobacillus litoralis.
TACGTATTCACTATTTTACATATATATGGATAACTGGATGAATTGTGATTATAAAAGTGCTTGAAGGAATATGGGAGTGCCTGGGACACATTTTATTCATCTTCCTGCTGTCGGAGTTATTCGGATTCTATATTAAGCATAAGGAGATGGTTCAATGGATCAAGTCCTTTTGTTCGGCGTGCTGTTGACTTTATTTTCATTATTGACCATCAAAAAATTGAAAGAAGAGACGAATGTCCAAAAATTCTTTCACATCTCATCCCTCATCATTGGTCTTGTGTTATTGATTCTCTTTTCCATTCAATTCTCTACATTTCTAGAATAGTCATTTTTTCAACGGAGTGGGTTGAATCCTGCATAATCGTGCAGGAAATATCGGATGCGCCTCAGGATTCCCTGCTATTCTTTTGTAGAAGGGAGGTTTTGCAGATGGATTCGCTTAAAAGAATGAACGAATCTTTAAATTATATTGAGCAGAATTTGACGGAGGAAATTGATTATAAAAAAGTAGCCTTGATCGCTCAGTGTTCAGAATATCACTTCAAGCGTATGTTCTCTTTCCTTGCAGGGGTTTCTCTTTCGGAATATATCCGGCGCAGACGATTGACTTGTGCAGCCCTGGAATTAAGGAAAAGCAGGGAACGGATCATTGATATTGCACTTGAATATGGGTATCAATCAGCAGATGCTTTCACGAGAGCTTTTCAAGGTTTACATGGAATTACTCCGTCAGCAGCTCGGAAGAATAGTCACTCGTTAAAAGCTTTTCCACGCATGACCTTCCACTTGACCATTGAAGGAGGAAGTGAAATGAATTATCGCATGGAAGAGAAAGAACCGTTTCGGATTATCGGAATCAAGAAAAGAGTACCGATCATATTTGATGGGGTGAACCCGGATATTGCCGACATGTGGAAATCATTAAGTGAGGATAAAATCGAGCGCTTGAAAGCTCTTTCGAACATAGAACCAGAGGGGTTAATCAGTGCGTCCACGAACTTTTCAGAAGGACGCATGGAGGAAAAAGGAGAGCTGGATCATTATATTGGGGCAGCAACCATAAAAGATTGTCCCGACGATTTCACCATGCTGGAGGTGCCTGCATCGACCTGGGCGGTATTCGAAGCCATCGGACCATTCCCGGATGCGCTTCAGGAAGTATGGGGGAAGGTTTACTCGGAATGGTTTCCGACTTCAGATTATGAGCAGGTTGCAGGTCCTGAAATTCTTTGGAATGAAAATAATGAAGTGCATTCAGAAAAGTTCAAAAGTGAAATTTGGATTCCGGTCCGGAAAAAATAATACACTATCCAAAGCCATGTAAAAGGAGGCGCTTATTTTTAAGCGCCTCCTTTCATCACTTATTCATAATGTCTGCAACAATTTCATAAGAACGTAAACGAGCGTCATGATCGTAAATCTGGGAAATGACCATCATTTCGTCTGCTTGTGTATCCATTTGGAATTTCTCGAGCTTTTCACGGACGGTGTCAGCGCTCCCGATAATGGAGGCTCCTAATTGCTGCTGAAGTGCCGCTTCCTCCTGTGTTGTCCAGATCTCATCCATATCATCGACAGGCGGCTGCAGTAATTTGTTCGTATTCCGGACAAGGTTAAGGAATTGCTGTTGGAGCGAGGTGGCTAAACGTTGCGCTTCCTCGTCAGTATCCGCTGCAATCACGTTTACACCAACCATCACATAAGGCTCGTCCAAAGTTTCAGAAGGCTGGAAGCTCTGCCGGTATAACCGAAGAGCACCATGAGTATTGTTCGGTGAAAAGTGGCTGGCAAAGGAGAATGGTAAACCGAGCTGTCCAGCGAGTTGAGCGCTGAAACCGCTTGATCCTAACAACCATATCGGAACATTCAATCCTTCTCCTGGAATTGCTCTGATCCGGCTGTCTCCAGTAAAATATCCGCGCAGCTCATCAAGCTGTTCTGGAAAATCATCCGGATTGCTGTTTCCATTTCGTCTCAGTGCCTGCGCGGTCAGCTGGTCTGTCCCTGGGGCGCGTCCGAGTCCGAGATCGACCCGGTCGGGGAAAAGTGTTTCTAATGTGCCGAATTGTTCCGCAACTATCAGTGGTGCATGGTTTGGGAGCATCACTCCGCCTGAACCGACGCGAATAGTTGATGTATGATGTAACACGTGACTGATGGCAATCGATGTGGCGGAGCTTGCGATAAATGGCATGTTGTGATGTTCAGCCATCCAGTAGCGCGTAAAACCCCATTCCTCCACATGCTTTGCCAAGTCTATCGTATTACGAAAAGAATCCCCAGGCGTGCCTCCTTCAATGACCGGGGCAAGGTCCAAAACGGAAAACTTCGTATTCTTCAAAGGTATATCTGTCATGATTTCATCCTCATTTCTTTGCAAAATTCATATTTTGTCTATCTTATCAATTTTGTTTCGTGTCTCAAAATATTTTGTTCGTAATGATAGTTTGAAACTTCAGAGGTCTATTTACGTCTAATTTGGTGAGAGGAGCATATCTATGCGACAACTTTTTTCAGTCCTTGTATCTCTTGTATTCTTTTTATCTGCCTTTCTTCTATGGCCGAATGTCACACTGGCTACTTCCTGGGAGTATCCGTTCGTCGTCTGGGATGGGTATATTTATGTGATCACAGATGAGTATGTAGAAGAAGTAAATGAACCAGTCGGCAAAGTAACGCGATATTCAGATATGCACCAAGACACGGGAAACTTTTCAAATTTCTATAA
Coding sequences within:
- a CDS encoding AraC family transcriptional regulator; the protein is MDSLKRMNESLNYIEQNLTEEIDYKKVALIAQCSEYHFKRMFSFLAGVSLSEYIRRRRLTCAALELRKSRERIIDIALEYGYQSADAFTRAFQGLHGITPSAARKNSHSLKAFPRMTFHLTIEGGSEMNYRMEEKEPFRIIGIKKRVPIIFDGVNPDIADMWKSLSEDKIERLKALSNIEPEGLISASTNFSEGRMEEKGELDHYIGAATIKDCPDDFTMLEVPASTWAVFEAIGPFPDALQEVWGKVYSEWFPTSDYEQVAGPEILWNENNEVHSEKFKSEIWIPVRKK
- a CDS encoding LLM class flavin-dependent oxidoreductase gives rise to the protein MTDIPLKNTKFSVLDLAPVIEGGTPGDSFRNTIDLAKHVEEWGFTRYWMAEHHNMPFIASSATSIAISHVLHHTSTIRVGSGGVMLPNHAPLIVAEQFGTLETLFPDRVDLGLGRAPGTDQLTAQALRRNGNSNPDDFPEQLDELRGYFTGDSRIRAIPGEGLNVPIWLLGSSGFSAQLAGQLGLPFSFASHFSPNNTHGALRLYRQSFQPSETLDEPYVMVGVNVIAADTDEEAQRLATSLQQQFLNLVRNTNKLLQPPVDDMDEIWTTQEEAALQQQLGASIIGSADTVREKLEKFQMDTQADEMMVISQIYDHDARLRSYEIVADIMNK